From Carettochelys insculpta isolate YL-2023 chromosome 22, ASM3395843v1, whole genome shotgun sequence, one genomic window encodes:
- the SLC39A7 gene encoding zinc transporter SLC39A7 isoform X1, producing the protein MAMLIWTQGRAGLYGPVIAMMLCAALIQITSLHEDLHHGHSHAGHGHEDLHHGHSHTGHGHEDLHHGHSHAGHGHEDLHHGHSHAGHGHEDLHHGHSHEDLHHGHSHVEHGHEDLHHGHSHEDLHHGHSHAGHGHEDLHHGHSHTGHSHEDLHHGHSHVGHGHEDLHHGHSHVGHGHEDLHHGHSHAGHSHSHEGVHGHGHSHEVLHGPSQADVSHQPGEVRVQRSAEGSPSRQQLPGKERQDLVKLWTHAIGATLLISAAPYFILFLIPVESNTSQHQALLRLLLSFASGGLLGDAFLHLIPHALVPHSHPVESSHAHSHSHTVSAGHGHSHQGQDHQRMMAVGLWVLAGIVAFLMVEKLVRHVKGGHGHGGHSHAPKAKNSSGEEDNGPQGRKASKVSAPDRAAKKRGQEPKEQTQESAMKVSGYLNLAADLTHNFTDGLAIGASFLAGAGVGAVTTLTVLLHEVPHEVGDFAILVQSGCSKRKAMKLQLLTALGALAGTACSLLAEGVGEAATTWILPFTAGGFIYVGTVSVIPELLREAAPLQSLLEVLGLVSGVAMMVLIAQYE; encoded by the exons ATGGCAATGCTCATATGGACGCAGGGTAGAGCTGGACTCTACGGCCCGGTCATTGCCATGATGCTCTGTGCGGCACTGATACAGATTACTTCTTTGCATGAGGATCTGCACCATGGTCATAGCCACGCTGGGCACGGCCACGAGGATCTGCACCATGGTCATAGCCACACTGGGCACGGCCACGAGGATCTGCACCATGGTCATAGCCATGCTGGGCATGGCCACGAGGATCTGCACCATGGTCATAGCCACGCTGGGCATGGCCACGAGGATCTGCACCATGGTCACAGTCACGAGGATCTGCACCATGGTCATAGCCATGTTGAGCACGGCCACGAGGATCTGCACCATGGTCACAGTCACGAGGATCTGCACCATGGTCATAGCCACGCTGGGCACGGCCACGAGGATCTGCACCATGGTCATAGCCACACTGGTCACAGCCACGAGGATCTGCACCATGGTCATAGCCATGTTGGGCACGGCCACGAGGATCTGCACCATGGTCATAGCCATGTTGGGCACGGCCACGAGGATCTGCACCATGGTCATAGCCACGCTGGGCACAGCCACTCACACGAGGGTGTCCATGGCCATGGGCATTCACACGAGGTCCTTcatggccccagccaggctgacgTGAGCCACCAGCCTGGGGAGGTCCGTGTTCAGCGCTCGGCtgaggggtccccaagccgcCAGCAGTTGCCCGGGAAGGAGAGGCAGGACTTGGTCAAGTTATGGACGCAC GCCATCGGAGCCACACTGCTGATCAGCGCTGCACCCTACttcatcctcttcctcatccccGTGGAGTCAAACActtcccagcaccaggcactgctCAGGCTGCTGCTCAGTTTTGCCTCAGGGGGTCTCCTGGGAGATGCTTTCCTGCACCTCATCCCACATGCGCTGG tgccccattcccaccctgtGGAGAGCAGCCATGCCCATTCTCACTCCCACACAGTGTCGGCTGGCCATGGTCACTCCCACCAAG GACAGGATCACCAGCGGATGATGGCTGTGGGGCTCTGGGTGCTGGCTGGCATCGTAGCCTTCCTGATGGTGGAGAAGCTCGTGAGACACGTGAAAGGGGGGCACGGCCACGGCGGGCACAGCCACG ctccgAAGGCAAAGAACAGCTCTGGCGAGGAAGACAACGGACCCCAGGGGAGGAAGGCCAGCAAGGTGAGCGCCCCTGACAGGGCAGCCAAGAAGAGGGGCCAGGAGCCCAAGGAGCAGACTCAAGAGTCTG CGATGAAGGTGTCTGGCTACCTGAACCTGGCGGCCGACCTGACGCACAACTTCACAGATGGGCTGGCCATCGGCGCCTCGTTcctggcgggggctggggtgggtgccgTCACCACCCTCACCGTGCTCCTTCACGAGGTGCCCCATGAAGTGGGTGACTTCGCCATCCTCGTCCAGTCGGGCTGCAGCAAGCGCAAG GCgatgaagctgcagctgctgacgGCACTGGGCGCCCTGGCTGGCACGGCCTGCTCGCTGCTGGCCGAGGGCGTTGGGGAGGCAGCAACCACCTGGATCCTGCCCTTCACGGCCGGCGGGTTCATCTACGTGGGCACGGTGTCGGTGATCCCTGAGCTGCTGCGAGAGGCGGCCCCCCTGCAGTCCCTGCTCGAGGTGCTGGGGCTGGTCTCCGGCGTCGCCATGATGGTGCTCATTGCTCAGTACGAATAG
- the HSD17B8 gene encoding (3R)-3-hydroxyacyl-CoA dehydrogenase encodes MAAARRLRSALALVTGGSSGIGRAVCARLAQEGALVVVADRNEAGAAETMQGLPRGEPGQEHEAFGVDVGSAPSVEELMTRIRGRFSAPPRVCVNCAGITMDEFLLKQTEAAFDEVLRVNLKGTFLVTQAVARRMVEGGVPGGSIINMGSIVGKVGNLGQVSYSASKAGVEGLTKTAAKELARFGIRCNVVLPGFVVSPMTDKVPAKVLQKFAGMVPLGRLGDPAEVADVCAFLASDDSRYITGASVEVTGGLFL; translated from the exons ATGGCGGCCGCGCGGCGCCTCCGTTCCGCCCTGGCCCTCGTGACAG GTGGGAGCAGTGGGATCGGGCGTGCTGTGTGTGCCCGGCTGGCCCAGGAAGGGGCGCTGGTGGTCGTGGCTGACCGAAATGAAGCAGGGGCTGCCGAGACGATGCAGGGGCTGCCACggggggagccaggccaggagcacGAGGCATTTGGGGTTGACGTCGGCTCTGCCCCCAGCGTGGAGGAGCTCATGACTCGGATCCGG ggCCGGTTCTCTGCCCCGCCTCGGGTCTGTGTGAACTGTGCTGGGATCACCATGGACGAGTTCTTGCTCAAACAGACAGAGGCAGCGTTCGATGAAGTGCTCCGTGTCAACCTCAAG GGAACCTTCCTCGTCACCCAGGCTGTGGCACGAAGGATGGTGGAGGGTGGAGTCCCTGGAGGGTCCATAATCAACATGGGCAGCATAGTGGGAAAG GTGGGGAACCTGGGGCAAGTGAGCTATTCTGCATCCAAGGCCGGCGTGGAGGGGCTGACAAAGACGGCTGCCAAAGAgctggccag attCGGGATCCGCTGTAATGTCGTGTTGCCGGGGTTCGTCGTCAGCCCCATGACAGACAAGGTGCCTGCCAAAGTGCTACAGAAG TTTGCAGGGATGGTGCCCTTGGGACGACTTGGGGACCCTGCAG AGGTTGCTGATGTCTGCGCCTTCCTGGCTTCAGATGACAGTCGCTATATCACGGGGGCCAGTGTGGAAGTGACAG GGGGTCTCTTTCTCTGA
- the SLC39A7 gene encoding zinc transporter SLC39A7 isoform X2 yields MAMLIWTQGRAGLYGPVIAMMLCAALIQITSLHEDLHHGHSHAGHGHEDLHHGHSHTGHGHEDLHHGHSHAGHGHEDLHHGHSHAGHGHEDLHHGHSHEDLHHGHSHVEHGHEDLHHGHSHEDLHHGHSHAGHGHEDLHHGHSHTGHSHEDLHHGHSHVGHGHEDLHHGHSHVGHGHEDLHHGHSHAGHSHSHEGVHGHGHSHEVLHGPSQADVSHQPGEVRVQRSAEGSPSRQQLPGKERQDLVKLWTHAIGATLLISAAPYFILFLIPVESNTSQHQALLRLLLSFASGGLLGDAFLHLIPHALGQDHQRMMAVGLWVLAGIVAFLMVEKLVRHVKGGHGHGGHSHAPKAKNSSGEEDNGPQGRKASKVSAPDRAAKKRGQEPKEQTQESAMKVSGYLNLAADLTHNFTDGLAIGASFLAGAGVGAVTTLTVLLHEVPHEVGDFAILVQSGCSKRKAMKLQLLTALGALAGTACSLLAEGVGEAATTWILPFTAGGFIYVGTVSVIPELLREAAPLQSLLEVLGLVSGVAMMVLIAQYE; encoded by the exons ATGGCAATGCTCATATGGACGCAGGGTAGAGCTGGACTCTACGGCCCGGTCATTGCCATGATGCTCTGTGCGGCACTGATACAGATTACTTCTTTGCATGAGGATCTGCACCATGGTCATAGCCACGCTGGGCACGGCCACGAGGATCTGCACCATGGTCATAGCCACACTGGGCACGGCCACGAGGATCTGCACCATGGTCATAGCCATGCTGGGCATGGCCACGAGGATCTGCACCATGGTCATAGCCACGCTGGGCATGGCCACGAGGATCTGCACCATGGTCACAGTCACGAGGATCTGCACCATGGTCATAGCCATGTTGAGCACGGCCACGAGGATCTGCACCATGGTCACAGTCACGAGGATCTGCACCATGGTCATAGCCACGCTGGGCACGGCCACGAGGATCTGCACCATGGTCATAGCCACACTGGTCACAGCCACGAGGATCTGCACCATGGTCATAGCCATGTTGGGCACGGCCACGAGGATCTGCACCATGGTCATAGCCATGTTGGGCACGGCCACGAGGATCTGCACCATGGTCATAGCCACGCTGGGCACAGCCACTCACACGAGGGTGTCCATGGCCATGGGCATTCACACGAGGTCCTTcatggccccagccaggctgacgTGAGCCACCAGCCTGGGGAGGTCCGTGTTCAGCGCTCGGCtgaggggtccccaagccgcCAGCAGTTGCCCGGGAAGGAGAGGCAGGACTTGGTCAAGTTATGGACGCAC GCCATCGGAGCCACACTGCTGATCAGCGCTGCACCCTACttcatcctcttcctcatccccGTGGAGTCAAACActtcccagcaccaggcactgctCAGGCTGCTGCTCAGTTTTGCCTCAGGGGGTCTCCTGGGAGATGCTTTCCTGCACCTCATCCCACATGCGCTGG GACAGGATCACCAGCGGATGATGGCTGTGGGGCTCTGGGTGCTGGCTGGCATCGTAGCCTTCCTGATGGTGGAGAAGCTCGTGAGACACGTGAAAGGGGGGCACGGCCACGGCGGGCACAGCCACG ctccgAAGGCAAAGAACAGCTCTGGCGAGGAAGACAACGGACCCCAGGGGAGGAAGGCCAGCAAGGTGAGCGCCCCTGACAGGGCAGCCAAGAAGAGGGGCCAGGAGCCCAAGGAGCAGACTCAAGAGTCTG CGATGAAGGTGTCTGGCTACCTGAACCTGGCGGCCGACCTGACGCACAACTTCACAGATGGGCTGGCCATCGGCGCCTCGTTcctggcgggggctggggtgggtgccgTCACCACCCTCACCGTGCTCCTTCACGAGGTGCCCCATGAAGTGGGTGACTTCGCCATCCTCGTCCAGTCGGGCTGCAGCAAGCGCAAG GCgatgaagctgcagctgctgacgGCACTGGGCGCCCTGGCTGGCACGGCCTGCTCGCTGCTGGCCGAGGGCGTTGGGGAGGCAGCAACCACCTGGATCCTGCCCTTCACGGCCGGCGGGTTCATCTACGTGGGCACGGTGTCGGTGATCCCTGAGCTGCTGCGAGAGGCGGCCCCCCTGCAGTCCCTGCTCGAGGTGCTGGGGCTGGTCTCCGGCGTCGCCATGATGGTGCTCATTGCTCAGTACGAATAG